In one Paraburkholderia megapolitana genomic region, the following are encoded:
- the purF gene encoding amidophosphoribosyltransferase — translation MCGIVGVVSRSPVNQLLYDSLLLLQHRGQDAAGIATANGSNFHMHKANGMVRDVFRTRNMRSLPGTTGIGQVRYPTAGSASSEEEAQPFYVNAPFGIILAHNGNLTNWPQLKEEMFRVDRRHINTNSDTEVLLNVLAHELQLSSSGLQLDPAAVFKAVAGVHHRVKGSYAIVSLIAGYGLLAFRDPFGIRPLCLGKLETSEGVEWIVASESVAIEGIGFEFVRDVAPGEAIFIDLDGNLHAQQCATNPSLNPCIFELVYLARPDSVLDGVPVYNARLRMGDYLAEKIKRVLPDVKIDVVMPIPDSSRPAAMQVALKLGVEYREGFFKNRYVGRTFIMPGQAVRKKSVRQKLNAMGIEFKGKNILIVDDSIVRGTTSHEIVQMARNAGAAKVIFASAAPPVKFPNVYGIDMPTRGELVAHGHTDEEVARMIGADHLVYQDVDALKQAIRDINPALKEFDASCFDGKYITGDITSAYLDGVELARLAPAALSDRDAASDAIDGGAARSQLHLQLSVE, via the coding sequence ATGTGCGGCATCGTAGGCGTAGTTTCCCGTTCCCCCGTCAACCAGCTGCTGTATGACAGCCTGCTGCTCCTGCAGCATCGCGGTCAGGACGCAGCCGGCATCGCGACGGCCAACGGCAGTAATTTCCACATGCACAAAGCCAACGGCATGGTGCGCGACGTGTTCCGCACGCGCAACATGCGCAGTCTGCCAGGCACGACCGGCATCGGCCAGGTGCGTTACCCGACAGCAGGTTCCGCTTCGAGCGAGGAGGAGGCCCAGCCGTTCTACGTCAACGCGCCGTTCGGCATCATCCTCGCGCACAACGGCAACCTGACCAACTGGCCGCAGCTGAAAGAAGAGATGTTCCGCGTCGACCGGCGCCACATCAATACGAATTCCGATACCGAAGTGCTGCTGAACGTGCTCGCGCACGAACTGCAACTGTCCAGCTCCGGCTTGCAGCTCGACCCGGCCGCGGTCTTCAAGGCAGTCGCCGGTGTGCATCATCGGGTGAAGGGCTCGTATGCGATCGTGTCGCTGATCGCCGGCTACGGGCTGCTCGCGTTCCGCGATCCGTTCGGGATTCGCCCGCTGTGCCTCGGCAAGCTGGAGACCTCGGAAGGTGTCGAATGGATCGTGGCGTCGGAATCGGTGGCGATCGAAGGTATCGGGTTCGAATTCGTGCGCGACGTGGCCCCGGGTGAAGCGATCTTCATCGACCTCGACGGCAATCTGCATGCGCAGCAGTGTGCGACCAACCCGAGCCTGAACCCCTGCATCTTCGAACTCGTGTATCTCGCGCGGCCCGACTCGGTGCTCGACGGCGTGCCGGTGTACAACGCGCGTCTGCGGATGGGCGACTACCTTGCCGAGAAAATCAAGCGTGTGCTGCCCGACGTGAAGATCGACGTCGTGATGCCGATCCCCGATTCGTCGCGTCCCGCGGCGATGCAGGTCGCGTTGAAGCTCGGCGTCGAGTATCGCGAAGGTTTCTTCAAGAACCGCTATGTCGGCCGCACGTTCATCATGCCCGGCCAGGCGGTGCGCAAAAAATCGGTGCGTCAGAAGCTGAACGCGATGGGCATCGAGTTCAAGGGCAAAAACATCCTGATCGTCGACGATTCGATCGTCCGTGGCACCACGTCGCATGAAATCGTGCAGATGGCGCGCAACGCCGGCGCCGCCAAGGTGATCTTCGCTTCGGCGGCGCCGCCGGTGAAATTCCCGAACGTCTACGGCATCGACATGCCGACGCGTGGCGAACTGGTCGCGCATGGCCACACCGACGAGGAAGTCGCGCGCATGATCGGCGCGGATCATCTCGTGTATCAGGATGTCGACGCGCTGAAGCAGGCGATTCGCGATATCAACCCGGCGCTGAAGGAGTTCGACGCGTCGTGCTTCGACGGTAAGTACATCACCGGCGATATCACGAGCGCGTACCTCGATGGCGTCGAACTCGCGCGTCTCGCACCGGCCGCGTTGTCGGACCGCGACGCGGCAAGCGATGCGATCGACGGCGGTGCGGCGCGTTCGCAACTGCATTTGCAACTGTCGGTGGAGTAA